In Rhodamnia argentea isolate NSW1041297 chromosome 4, ASM2092103v1, whole genome shotgun sequence, the following proteins share a genomic window:
- the LOC115740677 gene encoding transmembrane protein 258-like isoform X1 has product MEAQKAITSPVPISWYPTLAVLMLAVGLVITASFFIYEATSSRRSRSLAKELFTGAVASIFLGFGSLFLLLSCGVYV; this is encoded by the exons ATGGAGGCTCAAAAAGCGATTACCAGTCCAGTGCCAATCTCGTGGTACCCGACGCTGGCTGTGTTGATGCTCGCGGTTGGACTCGTCATCACGGCTTCTTTCTTCAT CTATGAAGCAACCTCTTCTAGGCGAAGTCGTAGCCTAGCTAAGGAGCTTTTTACAGGAGCCGTGGCATCCATCTTCCTG GGGTTTGGGTCCTTGTTCTTACTCCTATCGTGTGGCGTTTATGTCTGA
- the LOC115740677 gene encoding transmembrane protein 258-like isoform X2, protein MAQKAITSPVPISWYPTLAVLMLAVGLVITASFFIYEATSSRRSRSLAKELFTGAVASIFLGFGSLFLLLSCGVYV, encoded by the exons ATG GCTCAAAAAGCGATTACCAGTCCAGTGCCAATCTCGTGGTACCCGACGCTGGCTGTGTTGATGCTCGCGGTTGGACTCGTCATCACGGCTTCTTTCTTCAT CTATGAAGCAACCTCTTCTAGGCGAAGTCGTAGCCTAGCTAAGGAGCTTTTTACAGGAGCCGTGGCATCCATCTTCCTG GGGTTTGGGTCCTTGTTCTTACTCCTATCGTGTGGCGTTTATGTCTGA